The Isorropodon fossajaponicum endosymbiont JTNG4 genome segment TACCTGGCATATCTAAATAATCAGCCACTGCTTGAATCGTATCAGCACTCAATTTGTTTTCATTTTCTGCTTGAACAATTTTTAAAGCTTGCATAACAGCAGAGCTTTTCCTGTCTTTTGGATATTTTGCAATCCAAGTGTCAATTTGTTTTTTTGCGTCAATTGAAATCATCTGTCTATCTCACCAAATACAACATCTTGCGTGCCAATAATAGTCACAACGTCTGACAACATATGCCCTCTTACCATCTCATCCATAGCGGCCAAATGCGCAAAACCAGGTGCTCTAACTTTGACTCTGTAAGGCTTATTGGCACCATCAGAAATCAAATATATACCAAACTCACCCTTTGGATGTTCGATAGCGCGATACACTTCACCTTCTGGCAAGCAGTAACCTTCAGTAAACAATTTAAAGTGATGAATTAAAGACTCCATGTCATCTTTCATATCAGTGCGTTTTGGGGGTGATACCTTGTGATCATCGCTCATGACTGCGCCTGGATTTTCTTGTAGCCACTTAACGCATTGTTTAATAATATGGTTTGATTGGCGCATTTCTTCCATGCGTACTAAATAACGATCATAACTGTCGCCTGTTACGCCCACTGGAATATCAAACTCTAATTGGTCATAAACCGCATAAGGCTGGTTTTTCCTCAAATCCCACGCCACACCAGAGCCTCTAAGCATAGGACCTGTAAATCCTAGTTGCTTGGCACGATTGGCAGAAACAATGCCAATATTCACTAGGCGTTGTTTCCAAATACGATTGTCTGTTAATAAGTCATCATACTGCTTGATACTTTTAGGGAATTCTTTAACAAAATCAGCAATAAAATCTAACAATGAACCTTGGCGATTTTCATTCATGGCCTTTAATTCTTTATCCGTGCGAAAACCTGAGGCTAAATATTGTGGCATTTTATCTGGCAAATCTCGATAAACACCGCCTGGACGATAATAAGTTGCATGCATGCGTGAGCCTGATACTGCCTCATAACAATCAATCAATTTTTCACGTTCACGAAATGCGTATAAGAAAATACTCATCGCACCCACATCAAGTCCGTGCGTGCCTAACCACATTAAATGGTTAAGAATTCGGGTAATTTCGTCAAACATTACTCGGATATACTGAGCACGCTCAGGCACTTTGATACCTAACATGGTTTCAATTGCCATGACATAAGCGTGTTCGTTACACATCATTGAAACATAATCAAGCCTGTCCATATAACCAATTGATTGGTTGTATGGCTTTGATTCTACTAATTTTTCTGTACCACGATGTAATAAACCGATATGTGGATCAGCGCGTTCAATCACCTCGCCATCGATTTCTAAAATAAGGCGCAACACACCGTGCGCTGCAGGATGTTGAGGGCCAAAATTAAGCGTATAGTTACGAATTTCAGCCATTTTATTTCCTGATTACTCTTGGTACGTTAATATTGGGCTCAATACTCACTTTTTCATAAACCACTCGACCTAAGTCTTCGTCATAACGCATTTCAACTTCGCCAATCATTGGGAAGTCTTTACGTAATGGATGGCCTTTAAAACCATAATCAGTCAAAATCCGGCGTAAGTCCGTATGATTTTCAAACAAAATACCCATTAAATCAAAGGCCTCGCGTTCATACCAATCAGCAGATGCCCAGATATCAGTAACTGACTTAATCATAGGCTCGGCCTCATCAACAAATGATTTCACTCTAATGCGTTTGTTTTTACTAACAGATAGTAAATGATATACCACAGCAAAACGTTGCTCATGTCTATCTTCCGAGCCTTGATGATTGCGCCCTCTGGAAAAGCCAGAAGCGCTGGCATTGCCATTCCAGTCTGATTGTCCATAAGTTAAATAATCAACACCACATAAATCTATTAACGTGTCAAAGGAGAAAAAATCTCTTAATTTTAAACAGGTTTTAATAATATCCTGAGAATCAACTGTTAAAGTCAGCTCGCCGAAAGCTTCAAGCAAGTGGTGCTCACCGAAAACCTCAATTAATGATGCTTTTAAATCTTGCATTAGGTTCTTGCAATGGTGTTAGTACGACGGATTTTATCTTGCAGTTGCATGATGCCGTATAGCAATGCTTCTGCCGTTGGTGGGCAGCCCGGGACATAAATATCAACGGGAACAATACGATCACAGCCCCTAACAACTGCATAAGAGTAATGGTAATAACCGCCGCCATTCGCACACGAGCCCATAGAAATTACCCATCTTGGCTCAGGCATTTGGTCATAAACTTTGCGTAAAGCTGGTGCCATTTTATTGGTGAGTGTACCCGCTACAATCATCAAATCTGATTGACGTGGCGTGGGTCTAAAAACAATACCAAAGCGGTCTAAATCATAGCGAGAAGAGCCTGCTTCCATCATCTCCACCGCACAGCATGCCAAGCCAAAAGTCATAGGCCAAAGTGAGCCTGTTCTTGCCCAGTTAATGATACTGTCAAGTGATGTGGTTACAAAACCTTGTTTCATTAAGCCTTCAATTGCCATTAGCTATTCCCATTCAAGTGCGCCGTTTTTCCACTCAAAAACAAAACCAACCACCAATAAAAATAAGAAAATACTAATCGCAATAAAGCCAAACCAACCAAGTTGAGACTGAACTACCGCCCACGGAAAAACAAAAGCAACTTCTAAGTCAAACAAGATAAATAAAATAGCCACTAGATAATAACGCACATTGAAATACATACGCGAATCATCAAAGGCAGGAAAACCACACTCAAATTGAGTATTTTTTTCTGCATATGGTTTACTTGGTCCTAGTAAATAACCAATTAACATGGGTCCAACACCAAAGGCAAGCCCTAAGAAAATAAAAACAATGATAGGTAGATAGTTTTCTAACACCTAATTTCTCCTAACCCAAAAAATAGAATTCTGAACATTATATCTAATTTAATCAATCAATTCACCTATAACCAACAAATACATCTTTAGAGGCTAAATTACGCATTAACCTCGGTACCGCCTACAGTTAGTTGGTCTATTTTTAGACTGGGTTGACCAACACCTACAGGCACACTTTGGCCATCTTTACCGCACACGCCAACGCCACTATCAAGTTTTAAATCATTCGCTACCATGGATATTTTTTTTAATACTTCATCACCAGAGCCTATTAAGGTCACGCCTTTAACAGGGTGCATCACTTTTCCATTCTTAATAAGGTAGGCCTCGTTAGCACTAAAAACAAACTTACCTGAAGTAATATCAACTTGACCACCATCAAAATTAAGCGCATAAATACCATCATCAACAGAAGCAATCATATCATCTAAAGAATCTTGCCCGTTTAGCATATAAGTGTTGGTCATTCTTGGCATGGGAATATGGGCATAAGACTCGCGTCTGCCATTGCCTGTTGACACTGTATCCATTAGTTTGGCGTTCATTTTGTCAAATAGATAGCCTTTTAAGATGCCATTTTCAATCAACAAAGTGTTTTGTGTTGGCGTGCCTTCATCATCAATGGTTAAACTGCCACGCCTATTTTCCAAAGTGCCATTATCAACAATGGTGCATTTATCACTGGCCACTTGCTCACCGATTCTGTTGGTGAATACGGATGATTTTTTACGATTAAAGTCACCTTCTAAGCCATGACCAATGGCCTCATGTAATAACACCCCTGGCCAACCAGAACCTAGTATGACTGGCATATTGCCAGCAGGTGCATTTTTTGACTCCAGTGCTACTAACGCCTGTCTAATAGCTTCATTAACATAAATTTCATCTAAAGCATGGTCAACAAAATATCGATAATCATACCGACCACCACCACCACTTGAGGCTGATTCAGTTCTACCATTGTGTTCAACAATGATACTCACACTAACACGCACCATCGGGCGATAATCTTTTGCAAATACGCCATCAGTTGAGGCGATTAATACCTCGCTAAACCCGCCAGAAATCGAGGCACTGACTTGCTTAACTTTAGGCTCCTTTCTGGCAAACATATCAATTCTATTTAAAAAATCAACCTTTTCTTGCGAAGAAAAACTACTGAGTGGATTCGAGCCGTTATATCTAGCCACTTGTGGAATAGGCTGAAAAGCTCGAATTTTTCGTACGCCAGTTTGGGTCGATACTCCCTTGGCAAAACCAATGGCTTTTTCAATCGCCTTGAGGTTTAAATCATCTGAATAAGCAAAGCCAGTTTGGTCAGAACTGACGGCTCTAGCGCCCACACCATGACTAATATGATAAGTGCCAGACTTAACAATACTTTCTTCTAAAAACCAGGATTCAACCACTGAGTGTTGAAAATATAAATCTGCATAATCAGTGCCCTTAACTGCCAAAGAAGACAATAAAGTGGTTATTTTTTCTTGATTTAGATGATGATCATCCAGTAGCTGTTCAATCATAATACGGTTGATATATTTTCAATAATAGGCTCATGCCATGGACCTGTTATTTTATATTTAAATTCAACAACTTTATCAACAATATTATTAATCAACCTACCTTTAAACAGCACCTTATCCGCCAACCAAACCCCCAAGCCTGCCAAGCCACCACCAGCCAAATAAGTGGCAATCGGCACGGCATCGCTAATCGCAGGCAATACTTTTGCCTCTAAATGATAGGTTTGTTTAACGATATCACTTGAGCCTGTTAAGTTAATGGTGCTTGAGCTTGAGTCAAGTTCAAAATGGCTAATGGTTGCCATAGAATTATGAATAGAAATTTGTGCATCGATCGTATCATAAGCAAACCCTTTGCTAACCAAATCAGTGACATTTAATTCTAAACGCTTGGCAATGGATTTAATATTAAGCAATGATAAAACCCGACCAATATTAGGGTCCTTATTGGTAAACACACCTTCTTTAACTTTCATTTTAATCAAACCACTGGTGTCTTTAAAACTCATATTCCACGGGGCACAATTACAAAATAAGCGTATGTCAAATTCAAATTGACCACCACGAACCTTTTCTTTGATGTTTAATTTATCAAGAAATTCACTCAATTTACTGCCTTTTGCTTTAGCAGTGAGTATGGTTCTACCATCAACCCAAACACCATCAAAACTAAGGTTTTGACTACCCACACCTATGCCTAAAAATTCTAAATTAATGATTTTAAGCACCTTATCCTGCGACCCAAGCGTGGCCTTAAAATCAGGCAGCTTGCTTTCACCCACTCGGATACCCTGTACACTTAAACGCATACTAGGGAAATCCTTTGCCTGAATATTCCAGTTGCCTTTTATTTTGTCTAATGCTGTTACTTGGAGGTTTGTCAGTCTCACTTCAGGCAAAGCACCCTCATTTAGTATAATTTTTACATCAGTTTTTAACGCATCGGACTTAACATTTGCTTGCCATGATTGATCCGAATATTTAGCCAAATAAAACTCAAAATTATCATTACTGTTGGTAAGCCCTACTTCAAATAATGCATCTGAGCCGCTATCTTGATGATTAGAATTAATGCGAATATTAAATGATTCGCCTCGAATATTGCCCACACCCTTTAAGGTAATTTGATTATTATGCAATGCCAATTGTGCATCATAGTTCTTAACCACAATGGCACCATCCAATGTTGTCAAACGGTTGTCTTGGATGCTCAAATCAATATCCAATACTGGCTCTGCTTCATCCAATGGTATTATTAAATCTAGTTTGCCTGCCACCTTGCCAAATAAGCTGAATTGCCCAAGCACATCATTTACACTATCATTCAGGGGTGCATCTTTTAAAAATTGAGTTAATATTTCACTTTGGGTGTTAATTTTACCAACGATGCTAATCTCTAACTTGTCTTTGCTCATGTCCAGCATTTGAACTTTCACACCTTGCAAAGGCATGTCGTTTAACGTAGTATGATTAATCATAACTGTGATTTTTTTACCATCAATAGCAATATTTGCATCTAATTGCTTAAGACTTTGCCAATCAGTATTAAACCGTAATTCGGTATTGCTTAAGTGTGCATCAAATTTTATCTTTGCTAGTAGTTGCGTTGAAAGATTTTTCTTGATATTGATATTGATATTATCCAATTCACCTGATTGAAATGCATGCTTAATCCATTGATGAGTAACCTCACCTATCAATGCTATAGGTAAATAATCACTAATATTAATCACATTCATACGCTGGATAAGGCCACTAAATTGGATAAAATCATCACCTTGCTGGTTATACAGTTTAAGGCTTGATAACAACTCAAAATCATCGCCACTCAAAGTAATGGGCAGCGTTAAAAAGCCATTTTGATTAGTCTTAGTGCCAGACAGGGCGATTGTAATGTCAAGATGTTTAGTGCCAATACTCTGGTTAGGTATTGTTAACAAAAATTGCATCCCATCTCTTTTAAGCGTTAATGGCGCAATTTCAACTGTATCTTTAATAATTGTTTTATTAATATACAAAGATTCAAAAAAAGATAGTTCTTTTAACACATCAAGTGAGACCATATTTTTAATATCGTTTATATTAAAGTCATCAGGATTAGAATAAAGCACCAAAGTGTCAATATAAATTTGGCTAGGATGATAAATATCATCAAACAAACTTAACAGATTAATATACCAAGATAAGTTTTTAATCATGACCATTTGCTGAGCCTTGCCAGATGCGATGGAAATATCATGCACTTTTAAAGCAATGCCTTTATTTTCAAAATCAAATGTGATTTTAGACAGCTGAACATCAAGCCCAGTTAAACTTGATAATTGAGTTTCAATCGGTGCTTTTAGTAACATTGGAAAGGTGACAAAAAATCCCACTACTAATACAATAATGAACGCAAAAATAACACTAACCCAAGTGCTTATTTTTAATACTTTAATACCACTTAAGCGTGTTTTTTTAATCATTTTTGATACTTGTTACTGGCTTGGCAGTATAATATATCCCTTCGGGAATTATAACTTATTTTTACGAACGAGTTATCTGTCGATATCGACATAAAGCTATATTAAAAACAAGGAAAAATACTATGTACTTTAAAAATTCAGTAGCAGCTATTATCGCTATTTTTATTATTATTATTGGCGTTGATGCATTTTTTAGTCATTTAATTAAAGTTAACTCTGTTGACACTTCAACATTTGAAGACAGGATTAGACCACTAGGTCAAGTATATTTAGAAGGTGATATTGATGTTAACGCCATTAAAGCACCCGTAGCAGTTGCTACAAAATCTCGCAGTGGCGAAGAGGTTTATACCTCTGTATGTGCTAGTTGCCATAGTATTGGCGTTGCTGGCGCGCCTAAGTTTGGTGTTAAGGCTGACTGGGCGCCAAGAATTAAACGTGGTATTGCAGATTTAGTCAAAGTATCAATCTCAGGCGTAGGCGCAATGCCACCAAAAGGCACCTGTATGACTTGTTCAGATGATGAGCTAAAAGCAGCTATTGAACATATGACAAAATAAAATTTGCCAATCTCACTCAAAGGGCTAGGCGGATG includes the following:
- a CDS encoding NADH-quinone oxidoreductase subunit D codes for the protein MAEIRNYTLNFGPQHPAAHGVLRLILEIDGEVIERADPHIGLLHRGTEKLVESKPYNQSIGYMDRLDYVSMMCNEHAYVMAIETMLGIKVPERAQYIRVMFDEITRILNHLMWLGTHGLDVGAMSIFLYAFREREKLIDCYEAVSGSRMHATYYRPGGVYRDLPDKMPQYLASGFRTDKELKAMNENRQGSLLDFIADFVKEFPKSIKQYDDLLTDNRIWKQRLVNIGIVSANRAKQLGFTGPMLRGSGVAWDLRKNQPYAVYDQLEFDIPVGVTGDSYDRYLVRMEEMRQSNHIIKQCVKWLQENPGAVMSDDHKVSPPKRTDMKDDMESLIHHFKLFTEGYCLPEGEVYRAIEHPKGEFGIYLISDGANKPYRVKVRAPGFAHLAAMDEMVRGHMLSDVVTIIGTQDVVFGEIDR
- a CDS encoding NADH-quinone oxidoreductase subunit C, giving the protein MQDLKASLIEVFGEHHLLEAFGELTLTVDSQDIIKTCLKLRDFFSFDTLIDLCGVDYLTYGQSDWNGNASASGFSRGRNHQGSEDRHEQRFAVVYHLLSVSKNKRIRVKSFVDEAEPMIKSVTDIWASADWYEREAFDLMGILFENHTDLRRILTDYGFKGHPLRKDFPMIGEVEMRYDEDLGRVVYEKVSIEPNINVPRVIRK
- a CDS encoding NuoB/complex I 20 kDa subunit family protein — translated: MAIEGLMKQGFVTTSLDSIINWARTGSLWPMTFGLACCAVEMMEAGSSRYDLDRFGIVFRPTPRQSDLMIVAGTLTNKMAPALRKVYDQMPEPRWVISMGSCANGGGYYHYSYAVVRGCDRIVPVDIYVPGCPPTAEALLYGIMQLQDKIRRTNTIART
- a CDS encoding NADH-quinone oxidoreductase subunit A — encoded protein: MLENYLPIIVFIFLGLAFGVGPMLIGYLLGPSKPYAEKNTQFECGFPAFDDSRMYFNVRYYLVAILFILFDLEVAFVFPWAVVQSQLGWFGFIAISIFLFLLVVGFVFEWKNGALEWE
- the tldD gene encoding metalloprotease TldD, encoding MIEQLLDDHHLNQEKITTLLSSLAVKGTDYADLYFQHSVVESWFLEESIVKSGTYHISHGVGARAVSSDQTGFAYSDDLNLKAIEKAIGFAKGVSTQTGVRKIRAFQPIPQVARYNGSNPLSSFSSQEKVDFLNRIDMFARKEPKVKQVSASISGGFSEVLIASTDGVFAKDYRPMVRVSVSIIVEHNGRTESASSGGGGRYDYRYFVDHALDEIYVNEAIRQALVALESKNAPAGNMPVILGSGWPGVLLHEAIGHGLEGDFNRKKSSVFTNRIGEQVASDKCTIVDNGTLENRRGSLTIDDEGTPTQNTLLIENGILKGYLFDKMNAKLMDTVSTGNGRRESYAHIPMPRMTNTYMLNGQDSLDDMIASVDDGIYALNFDGGQVDITSGKFVFSANEAYLIKNGKVMHPVKGVTLIGSGDEVLKKISMVANDLKLDSGVGVCGKDGQSVPVGVGQPSLKIDQLTVGGTEVNA
- a CDS encoding AsmA-like C-terminal region-containing protein, translated to MIKKTRLSGIKVLKISTWVSVIFAFIIVLVVGFFVTFPMLLKAPIETQLSSLTGLDVQLSKITFDFENKGIALKVHDISIASGKAQQMVMIKNLSWYINLLSLFDDIYHPSQIYIDTLVLYSNPDDFNINDIKNMVSLDVLKELSFFESLYINKTIIKDTVEIAPLTLKRDGMQFLLTIPNQSIGTKHLDITIALSGTKTNQNGFLTLPITLSGDDFELLSSLKLYNQQGDDFIQFSGLIQRMNVINISDYLPIALIGEVTHQWIKHAFQSGELDNININIKKNLSTQLLAKIKFDAHLSNTELRFNTDWQSLKQLDANIAIDGKKITVMINHTTLNDMPLQGVKVQMLDMSKDKLEISIVGKINTQSEILTQFLKDAPLNDSVNDVLGQFSLFGKVAGKLDLIIPLDEAEPVLDIDLSIQDNRLTTLDGAIVVKNYDAQLALHNNQITLKGVGNIRGESFNIRINSNHQDSGSDALFEVGLTNSNDNFEFYLAKYSDQSWQANVKSDALKTDVKIILNEGALPEVRLTNLQVTALDKIKGNWNIQAKDFPSMRLSVQGIRVGESKLPDFKATLGSQDKVLKIINLEFLGIGVGSQNLSFDGVWVDGRTILTAKAKGSKLSEFLDKLNIKEKVRGGQFEFDIRLFCNCAPWNMSFKDTSGLIKMKVKEGVFTNKDPNIGRVLSLLNIKSIAKRLELNVTDLVSKGFAYDTIDAQISIHNSMATISHFELDSSSSTINLTGSSDIVKQTYHLEAKVLPAISDAVPIATYLAGGGLAGLGVWLADKVLFKGRLINNIVDKVVEFKYKITGPWHEPIIENISTVL
- a CDS encoding c-type cytochrome, whose protein sequence is MYFKNSVAAIIAIFIIIIGVDAFFSHLIKVNSVDTSTFEDRIRPLGQVYLEGDIDVNAIKAPVAVATKSRSGEEVYTSVCASCHSIGVAGAPKFGVKADWAPRIKRGIADLVKVSISGVGAMPPKGTCMTCSDDELKAAIEHMTK